Proteins encoded in a region of the Tubulanus polymorphus chromosome 10, tnTubPoly1.2, whole genome shotgun sequence genome:
- the LOC141911988 gene encoding putative glutamate receptor has translation MFFGLALSAAYTANMTAFLRLRADAKTITDLNELVERGEGNFGVIGNSEVQKILSKARKFPDIMVWNTIRRTGNVLPDLEIAVERIVNDSFILLTDTLTARYAVAQRCDLIEHGLKQLYGLRFALALPEGAMVKRPINAMIASIRESGKQKEVEDKYTTRQFKCDYRDGWSSEISETEPLTFFEMSGVFFTLIIGLAVASFVALVEHLVLIYRRAKLQENGGGDQGHVSPGSVPL, from the exons ATGTTTTTCGGTCTCGCCCTATCCGCTGCATATACGGCCAATATGACGGCGTTTCTTCGCCTGAGAGCCGATGCAAAAACGATTACAGATCTGAACGAATTGGTCGAAAGAGGCGAGGGGAATTTCGGCGTAATTGGTAATTCCGAAGTCCAGAAAATATTGTCGAAAgctcggaaattccctgatattATGGTATGGAACACTATACGCCGAACAGGTAACGTCCTGCCGGATTTAGAAATCGCCGTTGAAAGGATCGTCAACGACAGTTTCATATTGCTAACCGATACGTTGACGGCGCGATACGCGGTAGCGCAAAGATGTGATTTAATCGAGCACGGACTGAAGCAGTTGTACGGATTACGATTCGCGCTCGCTTTGCCAGAGGGCGCTATGGTCAAACGTCCGATCAACGCGATGATTGCTAGCATAAGGGAAAGCGGCAAGCAGAAAGAAGTGGAAGATAA GTACACCACGCGTCAGTTTAAATGTGACTATCGCGACGGGTGGTCAAGCGAAATATCTGAGACTGAACCGCTGacgttttttgaaatgtctgGTGTATTTTTCACATTGATTATCGGACTAGCCGTTGCGTCATTTGTAGCGCTTGTAGAACATCTGGTACTCATCTACAGAAGAGCAAAATTGCAGGAAAATGGCGGCGGTGATCAGGGTCACGTATCACCAGGATCTGTACCTCTTTAG